The Watersipora subatra chromosome 1, tzWatSuba1.1, whole genome shotgun sequence genome has a window encoding:
- the LOC137385566 gene encoding insulin-like peptide receptor isoform X2 gives MLNRYCVTRAECIFDNNFQGTLNKFHKNKCVLECPTNYIEHLNFTKDSPEDDIVRECVECTDSCDNACGGGIIRAESDSESYYGCTVILGHLEIAVSNAPGNLSLLHKNLKDIVEVEGYVKVVRSQYLSDLSFFKSLTHIGGRTLDSNKYALYVMDNENMEDLWDMETHPNLTIDNGMMFFQQNPQLCVSKIQQFLDTTRFNGEMKLKNGTMQKITKSSHDELDISKTNNGQLGDCFNNSLFLQLFYDKDRFLTYNFSEFYTNDERLVISYVLYYRQVQDNETATYRKRSCQTNEKDWTTNEIEKGEAVDGFFSAFIPSLTAFTRYAFYVQTLTLSAVGRDGARSAIVYFKTKPSKPDRPRNLIVSPLDLEMRNIGLKVTWLEPENPSGILESYNIYYRVIPWNVTHVQHKNHCEYDLKSSAEEEEEQIPEQVEPSADSVNGSKCKCEEEEITEDQKERNEKAALRYHFENYLQNSVFEKNPWKISLDDSVSSQTEKGVESSLLIDNSGFDVPTATIMSTLSIMPTLAGNETINKTLTTEEPTVDQHDSESQIPSMVSVKANRTSIIIFDLEPNTQYSIEVVACLGYDKMKNATQCSKRTMVSATTKSNQSLDFIDSDTFKIQKVDRDGNLYLNFSWKVPEKTNGPILTYTIAFSMVPSENSGNTSDQEQFICIQAKVFEQNNNSYLWSAGHLSAGSSYAFRVRMRTVGTPIGEFTEKHELIINNDNNTDVLLMVLPIIAAMFFFAIIIMAVLYRHKRKKPLPLSTLHNSFNIDYVNTENIYIPDEWELDRSKVKIGDSLGQGSFGMVYEGDACDLYNTDKKSRKVAIKIVNDSATIQDRINFLNEASRMKAFCCHHIVQLLGVVSQGQPALVIMELMSLGDLKNYLRMHRPDEPDNYGRKPPTLREILQMAAEIADGMAYLSDRKFVHRDLAARNCMVAHDMTVKIGDFGMTREVYGADYYRKGGKGMLPVRWMAPESLRDGVYTSKSDVWSYGVVLWEMATLAAQPYQGFSNEEVLKFVMDNRVMEMPDGCPTRLFDMMSQCWQYYPRYRPSFANLLESLQGDVKKTFFSVSWYYSQREDDESDMETDSLNMDEERSESQPLHPASLRSSVCSGQRLPDSDSDFPDDIESASNAGKDIMIDQAPPPVPMRISQKARSSELNDLESGAMTNGHGPEDISSRYDQSPIVFNGISHLNAPSNYESPSKASSSIISAGQAPPFYNTATQNQSIGTGPSIWSSDVGSKANSCNGSANGHIHYGNNTLTSAC, from the exons CTTGCGGTGGTGGAATTATACGAGCAGAGAGTGACAGTGAAAGTTACTATGGATGCACTGTCATCCTGGGTCACCTGGAGATAGCGGTGAGCAATGCCCCAG GAAATCTGTCTCTGCTGCACAAGAACCTCAAGGACATTGTGGAGGTGGAGGGTTATGTAAAGGTTGTCCGCAGCCAGTATCTCAGCGACCTCAGTTTCTTTAAGTCATTGACTCACATCGGTGGCCGTACCTTGGAtagtaataa GTACGCTTTGTATGTTATGGACAATGAAAACATGGAAGATTTGTGGGACATGGAGACCCACCCAAACTTGACTATTGACAACGGCATGATGTTCTTTCAGCAGAATCCTCAGCTGTGTGTCTCGAAGATTCAACAATTTTTAGATACTACTCG ATTTAATGGCGAAATGAAACTGAAGAATGGTACAATGCAGAAGATCACTAAATCAAGTCACGATGAGCTCGACATTTCTAAAACCAACAATGGGCAACTTGGTGACT GCTTCAACAATTCTCTCTTCCTTCAACTCTTCTATGACAAGGATCGCTTCCTAACATACAATTTCTCTGAATTTTATACAAATGATGAACGACTGGTTATAAGCTATGTGCTTTATTATCGACAAGT GCAGGATAACGAAACTGCAACCTACCGTAAAAGAAGTTGTCAGACAAATGAAAAAGA CTGGACAACCAATGAAATAGAGAAGGGAGAGGCTGTAGATGGCTTTTTCAGTGCCTTCATTCCTAGTTTGACGGCATTCACGCGCTATGCTTTTTATGTCCAGACGCTTACACTTTCAGCAGTCGGACGTGATGGAGCTCGCAGTGCCATTGTTTACTTTAAGACCAAACCTTCAA AGCCTGACAGGCCCAGGAACCTGATTGTCTCACCACTGGATCTTGAGATGCGCAACATAGGGCTGAAGGTTACTTGGCTGGAGCCGGAAAACCCCTCTGGAATCTTGGAAAGCTACAACATTTACTACCGAGTTATTCCATGGAATGTTACGCATGTTCAACACAAGAATCACTGCGAATATG ATTTAAAATCTTCAGCAGAAGAGGAGGAAGAGCAAATCCCGGAACAAGTAGAACCATCAGCGGATTCCGTCAATGGAAGCAAGTGTAAATGTGAAGAGGAGGAGATTACTGAGGATCAAAAAGAAAGAAATGAGAAGGCAGCCCTTCGTTATCATTTTGAGAATTATCTGCAAAAtagcgtctttgaaaagaa TCCTTGGAAGATCTCTCTGGATGATTCGGTATCGTCTCAAACGGAGAAAGGTGTAGAGAGCAGTTTGTTGATTGACAACTCGGGGTTTGATGTACCTACGGCAACTATCATGAGTACCTTGAGCATTATGCCAACCTTGGCTGGCAATGAAACAATCAACAAGACACTAACAACTGAAGAGCCAACGGTTGATCAGCACGATAGCGAGTCACAGATACCGAGTATGGTGTCTGTCAAAGCGAACCGAACCTCAATTATTATCTTTGATCTTGAGCCAAATACTCAATATTCTATTGAA GTGGTGGCATGCCTTGGCTATGACAAGATGAAGAATGCGACACAGTGTAGCAAAAGAACAATGGTTAGTGCTACAACCAAGTCAAACCAAAGCCTCGATTTTATCGACTCGGATACTTTCAAAATCCAGAAAGTAGAT AGGGATGGTAACCTATATCTCAACTTTAGTTGGAAAGTGCCAGAAAAAACAAATGGTCCCATTTTGACCTACACCATAGCATTTTCTATGGTTCCCTCCGAGAATTCTGGGAACACATCCGATCAAGAG CAATTCATTTGCATCCAAGCTAAAGTGTTTGAGCAGAACAACAATTCGTATCTCTGGTCAGCGGGTCACTTGTCAGCCGGCTCCAGTTATGCATTCAGGGTTCGCATGCGCACTGTGGGTACTCCTATCGGTGAATTTACTGAGAAGCATGAGCTAATTATCAACAACG ATAATAATACTGACGTACTACTTATGGTTTTGCCAATCATCGCCGCTATGTTTTTCTTCGCCATCATCATCATGGCGGTTCTGTACCGGCACAAGAGGAAGAA GCCGCTGCCTTTGTCAACTCTTCACAACTCTTTCAACATTGACTATGTCAACACTGAAAACATTTACATTCCTGATGAGTGGGAGCTAGACAGGTCTAAGGTTAAAATAGGGGACTCTCTTGGCCAAGGCTCCTTTGGCATGGTTTATGAAGGGGACGCTTGCGATCTCTACAATACCGACAAAAAATCACGCAAGGTCGCTATCAAAATTGTCAATGACAGTGCAACAATCCAGGATCGTATAAACTTTTTGAATGAAGCTTCTCGGATGAA GGCTTTCTGCTGCCATCACATAGTTCAACTTCTTGGAGTTGTCTCTCAGGGACAGCCAGCACTAGTTATCATGGAGCTTATGTCATTAGGGGACCTTAAGAACTACCTCCGCATGCACCGCCCTGATGAGCCG GATAATTATGGTCGAAAGCCTCCCACCCTTCGAGAGATCTTGCAGATGGCTGCAGAAATTGCTGACGGAATGGCCTATCTTTCAGACAGGAAATTTGTTCATCGAGATTTAGCTGCTAGGAACTGTATGGTGGCGCATGACATGACCGTCAAGATTGGTGACTTTGGCATGACGCGAGAGGTCTATGGCGCTGACTATTATAGAAAGGGAGGCAAGGGAATGCTGCCAGTCAGGTGGATGGCCCCTGAATCGCTGAGGGATGGTGTATACACTTCCAAGTCAGATGTATG GTCATATGGAGTGGTGCTTTGGGAAATGGCTACTTTGGCAGCTCAGCCTTACCAAGGATTTAGCAACGAAGAAGTACTGAAGTTTGTTATGGATAACAGAGTAATGGAAATGCCTGATGGCTGCCCAACCAGACT ATTTGACATGATGAGCCAGTGCTGGCAATACTACCCGAGGTATCGACCATCCTTTGCTAATCTTCTCGAGTCTCTTCAAGGAGATGTGAAGAAGACATTCTTCAGCGTCTCATGGTACTACTCGCAGCGAGAGGATGATGAGTCTGACATGGAGACAGACAGTCTGAATATGGATGAAGAGCGGAGTGAGTCGCAACCACTCCACCCAGCCTCCTTGCGCAGCAGCGTCTGCAGTGGACAGCGTCTCCCTGATTCAGACTCAGATTTCCCTGACGACATAGAGAGTGCGAGCAACGCTGGCAAGGATATAATGATAGACCAGGCTCCACCGCCAGTTCCCATGAGGATAAGCCAGAAGGCGCGCAGCAGTGAGCTCAACGATTTGGAAAGCGGCGCAATGACCAATGGACACGGGCCTGAGGACATTAGTAGCAGATATGACCAATCACCGATCGTATTCAATGGTATATCCCACTTGAATGCACCCAGTAACTATGAATCTCCTAGCAAAGCATCATCTAGTATAATATCAGCGGGTCAAGCGCCCCCTTTCTATAACACAGCCACACAGAACCAGTCAATTGGCACCGGTCCAAGCATCTGGTCATCAGACGTTGGCTCTAAAGCCAACAGTTGTAATGGCAGTGCAAACGGACATATACATTATGGCAACAACACTTTGACATCAGCATGCTGA
- the LOC137385470 gene encoding uncharacterized protein has translation MVNALFSDELVRVMLDLVVALNIFIKIDGRRKRNTAVYNQLADAVNEHCKLEGDAKLSERQINTKWKTLKSTYKEERIKSSKSGGTPSTWRFYEKMHDVMGHRPIVNDVSEELAAMDKKERSREELQEQPKTSGSGDADTDRPPRTLSANTSDSEPSTSRKRKHSSDFENFLKGLCEERSKEMNDYIEMMAKQRGESLSNITSMFSQAIKACCPQPTAAATLGTSQLYALPTYPPLLSQPSDSPVSPSSTMAIANYAISTATTIFSITRPIICNHHHSNQHDHL, from the exons ATGGTGAATGCACTGTTTTCGGACGAGTTAGTGAGGGTGATGCTCGATCTAGTTGTCGcgctaaatatttttataaagataGATGGCCGAAGAAAGAGAAATACTGCTGTTTATAACCAACTGGCAGATGCTGTTAATGAGCATTGTAAATTGGAAGGAGATGCCAAACTGTCAGAGAGGCAGATCAACACTAAATGGAAGACTCTGAAGTCAACTTATAAGGAGGAGAGGATTAAGTCTTCTAAGTCAG GTGGAACTCCGTCAACATGGAGATTTTATGAGAAGATGCATGATGTGATGGGGCATAGACCGATAGTTAACGATGTATCTGAAGAGTTGGCAGCCATGGACAAGAAGGAAAGGAG TCGTGAAGAGCTACAGGAACAGCCAAAGACATCAGGAAGTGGAGACGCGGATACGGACAGACCACCAAGGACACTATCCGCCAACACAAGTGATAGTGAGCCATCCACCTCACGTAAACGAAAGCACTCAAgtgattttgaaaactttctgAAGGGCCTTTGTGAGGAGCGATCGAAGGAGATGAATGATTACATTGAGATGATGGCAAAACAACGAGGCGAATCTTTAAGCAACATCACGAGTATGTTTAGTCAAGCCATAAAAGCATGCTGCCCTCAACCTACTGCTGCTGCTACTCTTGGGACTAGTCAACTCTATGCACTACCCACATATCCACCTTTACTATCACAGCCATCGGACTCTCCAGTTTCACCCTCCTCAACCATGGCAATCGCCAACTATGCAATTTCAACAGCCACCACCATTTTCTCAATCACCCGCCCAATAATTTGCAACCACCACCATTCCAACCAACACGATCACCTGTAA